The Panicum virgatum strain AP13 chromosome 3N, P.virgatum_v5, whole genome shotgun sequence genome includes the window GTCAACCAGGTGGAGTGCCACCCCGTGTGGCAGCAGGGCAAGCTCCGCGCCTTCTGCCAGTCCAAAGGGATACACCTCTCGGTGCGTGCAGTTCAGCTGCTCACGACGAGCTGAATCCTTTTCAAAGTACTAGTATTTTGGTAGTGTGAGTGTGAGCAAAAAGGTTCTTGGCTGCCGTGTCGCGTAGGCCTACTCGCCGTTGGGCTCGCCGGGCACGACGATCGTGAAGGTGAGGGCGGGCGCGGTGCTGGAGCACCCGGTGGTCGTGTCGGCGGCGGAGAAGCTGGGGAAGACGCCGGCGCAGGTGGCGCTGCGCTGGGGCGTCCAGATGGGGCACAGCGTGCTCCCCAAGAGCACCAACGAGGAGAGGATCAGGGAGAACATCGACGTCTACGACTGGTCCATCCCGGACGACCTGTTCGCCAGGCTCTCCGAGATCGAGCAGGCAAGTGgcatcagaaattcagaagctGAACAGCCAGCCGCAGCTGCTTGCGCGGCGAGTTTGCCTAACTTTTCCCTGCTGGTGGTGACTGTGGTTTGCAGGAGAGGTTGATTCCCGCGAGCTTCTTCGTGCACCCGGAAGGCGTGTTCAAGTCCGTCGAGGAGCTCTGGGACGGCGAGATCTGAGGTCACCGTCTGGCTGCGCACCGAacgaaatttcaaaaaaaaaaagacttggTCAGGCGTACGGATTACTACAACAATAAATTTGTCTGAACTGTGACGGAAATGAAGCGCACGTGCAATCGGCAGTCCAATAAAATTCGCTTTTGCTGACGTCGGCATACGTTTTGCGTAGACTGAAATCAGGAACAGTTCGTAGCGCAAGATTCTAGCAAACCGATCCTCCGATGCTTGCGGAGTGTTCCTTCAAGAGAAGTTTTTGGGGCCCAAATTTAACTTGGGAAAGTTGCAAGAACGGCAGCGAATTGGGCTAAACACTCGGCCCAAATAATAATTTGCTAAGCCCAGTACGCTTCATCCACGTCGTCCTGCGAATCGATCGCTCTCTCAGGGAGTCTCTTCGTCTGCGTGAGGAACGGCGGCCAGCCGCCTGCGATTCCAAGCGAGTAACGGCGGCGGAATCAAGGTATGGCGACCGCCATACCGGGTGAACAACCTGCTAATGTTCTGGGATCCGGACCATAACCAAATCAAACCGACGTGGCCTCCTGCCAAAACCCAATCCAGCCTGCTCTATTTTTTCTTCCACCAGAACCGAACCCCACCAAACCACACACATTATTAAATCCAAACCACACCAATCCAGAACCTCAAACCATGGTTTGAAGCCGGTCCGGTAGCTTGGTTTGAGACCACGACGCTGCTGGCCCTGCTGCCTGCGTGCTCTGCTTCTCCAGTCCAGTAGCTTTCTATGCAGCCTACTGTGTACATTGCAGGTTGCCTCGTTGGCTGCTGGAGTGCTGGCTGGCTGCTCTGCTGTTCACCGGTAGGCAACACAAGTATACATATTTCCATGACAAAAATAACACCCGTAGGCAACACTAGTATGACAAGTATGAATACCTGTAGGCAACACAGAAATAACACCCATACCCATGGTCGAAACTACAATGAGGCTTTTTCATAGTTGTACTACAGATTATGCAAACATGCCATCAAGTCCAGTCTACACTTAGTTTCTAAGCTTGATCAGAAAAAAGGATCCCACATGATAATTCACAATCTGGTAATTTCTACAGAACTGCCATACATTTACAACCATACGGGCTGCCACAGGATGGTCACAATGCAATGATATTTGCTTCCAAGTCCAGGCTTGTGCTAGCATTACAAAAGAGAAAATAATATGACATTTGCTTCCAGCTTCAGGCTTGTGGTAGTTGTGACCAACCTGGTAAAATAAGAAGCAAACCCATTACTTTCACTGTGATACTTGCAAACCTATTTAACAACCAAAAGCAAGAGGAAAAAATTGGCAAGTACCGAAAGAACAAGCTTGGCCACATAATCAAGAAACAGAATAGTTGAATCAAAGGAAGTATACATATAATGATTTCTTTGTATCCAAACTGCAGTTACTaaagaaatatatatatctTGCGTGGCTCATATGCCACATTGTTCAGATGTCATCGCCAAAAACAGTTGTTATTTAGACTATTGTGTCGTGTCTTACTAGGAAGTGAGTCTTGGAGTGAGCCAGTGAGAGAATCTTCATGTAGCATGCTTAGAAAATGTGGCACATTTTGCCCTACACCAACCCCAACAGCTTCACTTAAGATCCCTGCATCCAAAAAAGACAACTTCTCATCTATGCAGATTTCAAATAAGAATTTGGTGACAATTGAAGGTAAAAGAAACAGTGGGTATCTTCATCGTCCTTATCCTTATCTTTATCTTGGACTATAGTGAGCcaatcttttgcattaactAAAGCCTCCAACATCTGTGGCGTTAGCGAGCCTCTTGTGTCCCCTAGAATCCTATTGCCACAACTAAAAGCCGATTCAGATGATACGGTGCTAAGTGGGATAGCAAGAAAGTCCCTAGCCATCTTTGATAAGACAGGAAACTGATCAGCACGAGCCTTCCACCAACCCaacacatcaaatcttttactaTCCTCGGCAGGATCCTCTTCCAAATATGTGTCAATCTCATATTTTGGCCTACGAACAACTCGACGACGAGATTTGAAATCAGCAAATTCTTCTTCTAGTACCCTTTTCCCAAACACAGGTGAACCAACAGTACATGTGCTTCCACTTGAACTTGACACAAATGCTGAGCCATCACTCCTTGCAAGTCGTTCATACTCATTGAAGTACTTTTTCAGCCAATCTTGTGCTGATTTCGTACATTTATCAGCTTGATCGAAACTGCTGCATACTTTCTCATAAAAGAATTCCACATAATCAAACTTTCTTCTTGGATCTAAGATAGTGGCAATGACAATTACAATGTTAAAATCGTACTCTTTCCTTCTCCGGAGGCTAGACTCATTAGGCACTGGTTTAGGCTCCCAATATTTCGCAAATTTAACCTTCATTGCAGCAGCCAAATCTACCAAAACTTCACTATTTTACCAAGCTGGATCATTCAAAGCATATCAAATAGAAAGCACTAATGGTAAGAATTTGTGCGAAGTTGGTTTTCGGTCAGCCGATACAAATTTTGTGGCTTCTTCAAAAGCCTTGAGAAATACACATATCGCTTCGGTTTTTGACCATTCTTCTTCATTTGGTGCAACTTCAAGATATTGTTCAGCATAAGTACTAAGTACAGACTTGTAATCTAATGCTTCGCATACTATTTTAAATGTAGAATTCCATCTGTTTGGTATATCCAGATAAATGCCACATTTTGCTTTAAGGCCCTTATTAGTTGCAATTGAGTTGAAATTCTGAATTCGTGATGGTGAAGATTCTATGCTCTTCAACAACTCACGAATCTTGTCTATTGCAGCATGAATAAGTTCCATTCCATCTTGAACTAGAATATTCAAAATATGTGCAAAACATCTAACATGCAGATGTGCTCCCTCACATAACAACTCATGCTTGTGATGCTGTACTATTAGTTCACATGCCTTGGTATTGTTGCCTGCATTATCTAAGGTTCAAGTAAGCATTTTCTCCCTTAAACCCCACTCAGTTAGGCTGCTTACAATAGCCTCTTCTAAAGCATAGCCGGTATGAGGATACTTGACTTCCTTCAAACTAATGATTTTCTTCTTATGCTTGAAATCAGCATCAACATAATGTGCAGTTATGACCATATATCCTAAGTTCTTAAGGGAAGTCCACATATCAGATGTGAAGCACACACGAGAGTCTAAGACTGAAAACTCATTGTGAAGATCTTGCTTCATCTTCTCATACATCTTGAGGCAATCATTACGAACGGTTTGGCGCCCTACACATTTCATTGTTGGTTGTAGAGTTTCCATCCATGGCTCAAAGTAAGGGTCTTCAAATTTATTGAATTCAATTTCATCATGTATGACAAACTGAACCATGCGCTCATGACTTAAGACGGGGTCAAACACAAAGGTATCTGAAGATTTTTTCTTTATGGTGGCTAAAAAACTGTTTCTATCATCATCCCCAATAGCCGAGCAAGTTGTAGCAATATGACTTCTAAGACTAGTGCCCGATTGAGCCCCAAGTCTCAGCCCACAATACTTGCAAACTGCCTTCCAAACGTCATCTACCATCACCAAATCCTGCTCAAAGTATTGCCATACCTTTGATCTCCTAACACGTGGTTGAGAtgaatcatgctcatcatcggttCCAGAGCTATCAGTTGTGTGGGGTGTGCTTGCAGACATTTTTGAGGTAGTAACAATGAATCTGCACAAGCAAGCAATGGCTGGATCAGTTAAAATTGTGTATGAAGAATATTGTTGTTACAGTACATATAAAGCAAAAAAAAGTATGTATGAAGAAGATTTCCATTTTTGGGGAACAAAATAATTATAGTATGCAGTACAAATAATTGCTGCTAGCAGAAGTTTATTAAGATCAAAGAAAAATACCGACTAAGATTTCTCTGTGGATAAAGACTGTTGCTGGAAAGGGTATCCTTATAATTATGTCTACACTTAGTGTCGCGCAGACGCGCAATCTAATGGATAAACCAAAATAATGGTAGTTCCAGTCAGAACATCAAAAGTGAACATATGTCATCGAGAAATCTTAGTTTTGAATGGGCAAAAACACAACTGATGCTCCAACTATATTCCAGAATAAAAGCTGTATAATGGCTCAAATGTGGAAAAGGGATGGGGAACCTAAAAAATGCTCAAGACAAGGCACACGGAAACAGTAGCCAGTAGGTAACACATAAGCCAAGATTAATATTAAGCACTTGATAGAAATGTCCAGCGCACAACATGTGGTTGAGCATAGGAACCAGCCAAAGCAATCAACTAACCATACGGTAACCCTGACAAGAGCACTGGAACGACCTCGTAGAAATTTGTTTAGCGATCCGAACACATTTGTCAAGTGTCGGCCCCCTTAGTCTTTTTTAGTGCATCTACCTTGATTGGTGGCCTTGCCAAGAACGAGAAGGCACAGTAAAACAGGTAGTGGAGAATAATTAATTCAACTCGATCTGAAGCagaaatttagaatttttttgttAAACTAAAATTGCTTAGCTGCGGCCAACCTCAGTCTTTGTCAGCAAGTTGTACTGATAAGCTGCTTACAGGCTCAAGCAATTAAGCAATAAGCAGTAATAGCAAGCCGGACCAAAGTCTTGGCAAAGCAGAGTAAACAATCATGTAAGTTTCTGTTTAACAAGCACAAAGGCATGTCTTTCACAAACTTAGGCTAGGCAGTTAGCCGAGACGGAAATTCTGCCCTTCAGAAGAAATGTTTGAATGCTAACAAGTAAAGGTGAATTCTACAACGCTGAGGTAATTTTGACAATCCTTGTTGCAACAGAAGACAACTAGGAATAATGCTTGCAAGCCACACTGCAAGCTTTAAATGACTGTAATCTTTTTCTTCGAACGAACCTAAATGACTGTAATTTAGTCTTTGGAAAACATAACACTACTGTATTCTGACGGATGTACTAATGGTAATCCGACCCAAAACGATTGAAGTTAGCCACTGCCTGTTCACTGTTCAGAATGCACAGGGAAAGGAAAGCAGAGCAGTGATTCAACATTGCAAACACTGATTTGAAGCACAGATCGAGCAAGACTGCAAGAGCATGAGTCAGTCACCTGTCCGGCGGCGAGTTCCTCACTATGTAGATGAGCGCCGACAGCACCTCGGCCTAATCTTGACCCAGCAGAGAACCGGCGACCGTGAGGCgtgacggcggtggcggggacCGGCGATGCGTGGCGATGGTGGCTCCGCGTCCACGAGCGTGGTGGCGGCCAGCGGGTGCTGggaggcgtggcggcggcggtggccgatgAATGCGTGGCTGCGGCGGGCCGGCGAGGCGTGCCAGCAGTGGGCCGGCAAGGCTTGCTGATGGCGACGGTGGCCGGTGGAGgcgtggcgccggcgaggaccTGTGACCGCATAGCGCCGAGGCGGCCGACGGGCCGAGGGTGGCGGATGGGTGCCGGGGTCCGGGGCAGGATAGGGTTTACCGTGGATGTGTATCCGTTTCCAATTCATGGGCTCAATCCATTTAGAACTAAATCATTGAGGCTCAATTCAAATCAGGCCAAACTATTCATTTTAGCATCCAACTCAAACCAAATCAATTAATATGATGAACCCATTTACAACCAACCAAAACAAGCCTAGAGAAAATCCAATCCACTAAAACCATTTTTGCCCAAACCATTTGCAGGTCGGCTCCTCCCGGAAAACCTATAGATCTTCCGCAAGTTTTTTTGATAGATAtcttccagtgtttgagatCCGTGCCAACTAAAATAAATGAATGTGATGCAACCACGTGGGTAGCAGGCAGCGTGCCAGGCACGGACGGGAGTAGAGCAGAGGACGCAAGCGGCATAAAGTAGACATGCAGGATGCGTGGAGGGACGTGTTTGGAAAGTTAATCAAGTTTTTAACTTCAAGTGATCTTTTCTCTTAAACCATAAATCCAATTTAGAACCTGTTTGAATCAAAATATTCTTCGGAATTAATGGAACAGAACAAGATTCAAtatgttattttattttttatcttaAAACTTCAACATTTGAATATACTGTCTCAATATTAtatgttattttattttttatcttaAAACTTCAACATTTGAATATACTGTCTCAATATTTTGAACAGATCATTTCAACATATATAGTATGCTATTTCAACATTTATTctaaaaatgttgaattagtaTATCCAAAGTGTAGGAATAGTCTTTTCAGAGTGTTGAATTAACTCAAAACAAGTGTTGAAGTCTTAAAGATGGTTTTACAAGAATTAGAgttgaaaaatagaaagaaagaaagaaaaagaggcaTAGCACCGTGCTCATGTTGAGCCTTCCGGCATTCATAGTGGGCAGAGAACAAAAAGTACCAGAGGGATCTATGGCTTTGCTTCTCCGCTTCTTCATGTTAATCTCTTGGCCTGCTGGCTGCCTGCGATTGGGTCATCTTGCAGCTGTGCGCTCGGCACGTGCGATCGGAGGCTCTCAAGACCCAAAAATGGTTAATTGGGACTTGGACTTTAAAGATATCACTCTTATATGTCTTCTTATCTGTCTTTCAGAAGACATATAGGAGTCCCCGGCTCCTCCGCCCCTGCCGGCCACTAGAGGACAGAGGGGGGAGGGTTGGTGTGTTCTATACACAAGTGCTCCGAGCCACAAATCCCCACTCCACTCCGTTCCACAAATCCTCACTCCCCTATCCGTGATGCAGTGACCTGCTGCTCCGAGCCTGCCACATACTGGTAGTTGTTGGAGCAAGCATATAACCTGCACGCCTCTACCACCTCCATACTCGCATCACAGGCCCCAATCCCATCCCGCCGCCCCACCGAACCTGCTTCTTTGATAGCCTTCCTTTGCTTTCCCCTCCGATCTTTGCTCGGTCCCTGGCTAAACATGACCGAATCCTTTGTGCTCAACACCGGCGCGAGGATCCCATCGGTTGGCCTTGGCGTATGGCAAATTCAGCCTGACGCCGTCGGCAACGCCATCTATGCTGCTGTCAAGGTCCTTTCCGATTTTGCTCTGAATCCCTCCTGATTTCCCTTTCATGCAGGGAACTTTTCGGCCCTGACTAGTTCTTGGCGCTTTTCGAAAGCTTCCTGGCGACTGTATGTGTTGAGCCTGAATTACCGGTTCACTGCATCAGGCTACTAGGATAGGATAGGATCTGCCTGTTTTATCCTGGGCCTGTAAAATTTGTTTTAAATAGAATGAGGTCTATGACATAACAAACTCGTGATCAAGTTGGAAATTTCTGTTGATGCAGTTACCTCAGCTAACCTAACTAGTTACATATATATAACAAAAGGAACTGGCAAAGCCAAATTATCTTGCCCCTGAAGTGTTAATATGCTCCATGGGATCATAGTGTTCATTCAAACATAGAAGAACGTGGTAGAATTTTAATCTGATTTTAAGTCTTTACTTTTTTCAAAACAAAGTGTTCCTAAGTCCTGGATATATCATCAGATTGTTTGCATCTCTTCTATCCCTCTCTaaaattgttttttttgttttttccaaCACAGGCTGGGTATCGGCACATTGATTGCGCTGCAGCATACAGCAATGAGAAGGAGGTAAATAGTAATTACTTTCACCCAGTTTACCATCACATAAATTTTCTGTTCCATGTGCACACTGTTATTTCTTTATCGTAACTGATTAGGTTGTAATTGTTGGTTCTCTCAAGAAATATATTTATTGACTTACTTTAGTTTATCACACAATCATATGATTGTTTCAACTCACCTGAATATGACACGATGCATGTCATAACTTTATTCTTTACTCCTATTTTCTACATCATGTAGAACATTTCTTGTAAGGAAATTCGATTCGTTCATTTTTAAAAGCAGTATTTAGAGAAGAATCATATCCAGATATAGTGATAATAAGTCAATCAGATAAAAGTGATAAGATAATAAGGAATGTAAGGATAGCACAACAATTTGTGTTGGAACGAAAACCTTCCACAGTTTCTTTCACTtctgtttgatttgatttgatgtAATTTGCTTGTAAATCTAGAGCTATTCGCTTTCATAGGTGGGCTTGGCTTTGAAGAAATTATTTGAGGATGGTGTGGTTAAGCGTGAAGATATTTTTGTCACCTCTAAGCTGTGGTTAGTCTCCATTTCTGGAGCTTAATTTAAACAAGGTTTGGGTAAGTAGCTTATGGATCTTACATGACAGAGTAAAAATGTTAAATAAAATATCTGAACTTTGCAGGTCCACTAATCATGCACCTGAAGATGTACCAGAGGCAATTGGTACCACACTTAAAGATTTGCAGCTTGACTACTTGGACTTGTACCTTGTAATGCTTATACTTTATCGTATATCCAGTTAATAGCTTGCATCACTGCTCATATGCAAAGATATACCTGTGGTTAACTGAGCACTAAAAGTTCAAGTTATTGTCCAAGTAAAACAATTGCATTCATCCACTTTTGTGCCTATCTAAAATTTGTCTAATGAGGTCTGGTGGCCATTAGTTACATGCCAAAAACAAGTGCTGACATTAGGGCTATCAAAATGAAAGTCACTATGTCTCCCATAAATCAGTTGCAGTTTTATTGTCAGATAAGGGTAGTTGAATTTAAATGCTTATGTTTCCATCTGACCAAGCTTTCCGGCACAGAAGTGTATGATGAAGGTTGAAGAATTCCAGGATACAACTCTCAATACTGAGCAAATGAACTTGCAAGCATGTGTCTGCCATTTGTTTCATGGCAACTGACCTTATTTTGCAGATTCATGGTCCATTCCGTATCAAGAAGGGAACTACGATGAGCCCTGAAAATCTTATCCCTACTGATATCCCTGCTACATGGGGAGCAATGGAGAAGCTATATGACTCTGGCAAAGCTCGTGCAATCGGTGTGAGTAATTTTACGTGTAAGAAGCTGGAGGATTTGTTCGCCATTGCACGTGTGCATCCAGCAGTCAACCAGGTTGAGTGCCATCCGGTTTGGCAGCAAGACAAGCTCCGTAAGCTTTGTCAGTTGAAGGGTGTTCATCTTTCTGTAAGCTTGACATAATATAAACAAATATCCCTGCATTTAGTTTTCAGTTGCAATTGATCAGATTTATTTTTATATACTCTTACTCTTGTTGTTACAGGCCTTTTCACCCTTAGGTTCACCTGGGGTCAATGGCCCAAGCGTCCTCAACAACCCCATTGTGATCTCTGTTGCTGAGAAGTTGCAGAAAACACCTGCCCAGGTCGCTCTACGGTGGGGAATTCAAATGGGCCAGAGTGTACTTCCCAAAAGTGCCAATGAAGCAAGGATTAAGGAGAACATCGACATATTTGATTGGTCCATTCCTGAAGATCTGATGGCGAAGTTCTCTGAAATCAAACAGGCATGCTCTAGCTTAGCCTTTTCTCTGCTATTTGCATTTCATTGGCTTCTTGTCTATGATTGTTGCAAGGGTTCATGTAGCAAAACAATATGCATGTTGCAACCTAATGCACCGGTCTTTTATTGTATACAAATATAATGAATGAATACTTCATGCACTACTTTCGTTTTTTCCATCTGACATTTGTTCCGGCTTGTAACATGCAGGTTAGGTTGCAGAGAGCCGAATTTGCAGTTAACCCTCAGAGCGGCTATAATACACTGGAGGATTTTTGGGATGGCGAGATATAAAGCATACAGATATGTCCAGCATACATGAGCAGGGCAAGGGAAATAATCTTATATGCTTTGCCTGGACAGCTGAGAATTATTACCTTCATTTGGATTTTGGAGAAAGAAAATGCGAATACTTGCCCTATGCTGCTCTTCTAGACGCTTCTTTTCATTGTATCCAAAGATGACTGTGTTACATTTACAAATAAAGTAAATGGCTTGTTCAAATTATCTTTATGACAAGGATGATGTTGGAGTATGTTAAAAAAGGGTCAGTTTTCAATATAAATTATGACCAATTTTCGGAAGCAATTTTTACCACAATTTCAAATGGACACTATTCAACTGTGCAACATGTTCCACGCTCTCAAGAATCGAGTGTTCAACTTTAACAGGCCTGAAACAGATAACCAAAGATTTGTCATAGTCTTACATCTCCAGGTTGATTACTTTGACCTTGATAGAAAAAAAGGTTGATTTG containing:
- the LOC120665272 gene encoding NADPH-dependent aldo-keto reductase, chloroplastic-like isoform X2, which encodes MQAGHRHIDCAQAYNNEKEVGLGLKKALDEGIVKREDLFITSKLWNTNHAPEDVPVALDGTLKALQTDYVDLYLVHWPVTMKKGAGYGPQSIIPSDIPATWAAMEKLYDAGKARAIGVSNFSSKKLADLLAVARVPPAVNQVECHPVWQQGKLRAFCQSKGIHLSAYSPLGSPGTTIVKVRAGAVLEHPVVVSAAEKLGKTPAQVALRWGVQMGHSVLPKSTNEERIRENIDVYDWSIPDDLFARLSEIEQERLIPASFFVHPEGVFKSVEELWDGEI
- the LOC120665273 gene encoding aldo-keto reductase family 4 member C10-like, which produces MTESFVLNTGARIPSVGLGVWQIQPDAVGNAIYAAVKAGYRHIDCAAAYSNEKEVGLALKKLFEDGVVKREDIFVTSKLWSTNHAPEDVPEAIGTTLKDLQLDYLDLYLIHGPFRIKKGTTMSPENLIPTDIPATWGAMEKLYDSGKARAIGVSNFTCKKLEDLFAIARVHPAVNQVECHPVWQQDKLRKLCQLKGVHLSAFSPLGSPGVNGPSVLNNPIVISVAEKLQKTPAQVALRWGIQMGQSVLPKSANEARIKENIDIFDWSIPEDLMAKFSEIKQVRLQRAEFAVNPQSGYNTLEDFWDGEI